Genomic DNA from Luteolibacter sp. Y139:
GACCAGTAGGGGACCACCATTTCCCTCACGAAGGGAATGTGGCGTTCCCATTCCCAGAACCAGGTGCCGACGTTGGGGCGCGTGGAAGTGAAGCGATTGCAGAAGCCGTAGACCAGCACGAACATCCCGCCGGCGAGGGCCAAGCGCCATAGTCTCGCCCACAGCAGGCCGGGTTCGCGGGGAGGCAGGTTTAGGTTCATGGACGGCGAGCGATGCTCACGGTGAAGATGCCGAAGTCATCGATCCACTGTCGTTCCTTGCGAAAGCCGGCGGCTTCGACGAGCGCATCCATTTCGCCCTGCGGGCGGCGGCGCATGACCCAGAAGCGGCCGTCGCGATTGGTCAGGGTGCGGGCGATCATTTCCACCTGAGGGTGCCAGGGTTGGCCGGTGTAGACCAGCCAGCCGCCGGGAGAGACGGCGGAGAAGAGGCCGCGCAGGGATCGCTGGAGGCGATCGTTTTCGGGGAAGAGTTCATAGAGGCCGGAGACGACTGCCACCGAGGGCTTGGGATCTACGCTGGCGAGGGAAGTTTCGTCAAAGGCATCGGCGCGGATGTGGTCGATTCGGTTCTTTAGTAACCTCGCGCTGGCAGCAGCGCGTCCGGTTTCCAGCGCGGACTGGCTCCAATCGCGGCACAGCACGTGCAGGTTACTGCCGACTTCGGGGTCATCGAGGATGTCGAGCAAGTAACGGCCCGCTCCGCCAGCGATGTCCATGAGTTCGAGCGGCAAGTGATCCTCGCGGACCTTGGTGAGGGCGAAGCGCAGGGCTTGGTTCATGCATTCGCGGCGTTGGCGGATGCCGCGCCAGCCGATGGCATCGAGATAGCCGCGGTCGATCACCTTGCCGAGGCCGAGGGCACCGCGGGATTGGTTTTCGTAAACGTAGTCGAGCGACTCGCCGGAGTCGAAGCCGGTCGCGTGGCCGATGCGGATGCCGCGGCTCAGTTTGCCGAGCGTGCCTAACATCGAGCGCTGGATGGAGAAGGAGAGGCCCTTTAGTGAGGGCGCGGGCAGCGGCTTCTGGAGGCCTGCGTATTCCTCGTTCGTCGCGGGATGGGAGAGGTCTGCTTCCAGTCGCGGTGGTGTGGGCTTCTCGAAGCAGCGCTCGGCGAAGCGGCGGATGGCACCGATGGCTTCCTCGCGGCAAAGGTCGTGGAAGATGGCGTGGCGCGCGTCCTTCAACGAGAGGTGGACCTTTTGATCGCTACCATAGTTGTCGTAGAAAGCATCGATCGCCTCGCGCTTCACGACGCGGTCGGCACCGGCGGAGAAGAGCAGCAGCGGGCGGTCCATGACCGCGGCATCGCTGGTGACGCGTTTGCCGGTGTCGAAGAGCTCGACGAGAATCTTCGCGGAGATGTCCTTGGAGATCGCGCTGTCGGCGTCGTAGGTGGCGGCTGCCTGGGTATCGCGGGTCAGCCACGAGCCACGGACGTAGCTCTTGATGGTGGAGTCCGGCTTGAGCTTCTGCATCAGGCGGATGTTCGTGAGCGCGCCGGGCACGATGAGGTTCACGTGGAAGGCAGGGGTTGCCAGCACCAGTCCGGCGATCCGTGGGGCGAAATCGTGCACCCATGCTGCGGTGATCACTGCACCCACGCTGTGGGCGACGACAACCGTGCGCTCTGGCGTCAGGCCGTGGCTAGCCTTCAGGTGGCGGACGAAGGCGTCGAGGTCCCGGACATACTGCATGAAGCCGGTGGCGTGGCCGCGGCGGCCTTCGGATTGGCCGTGGCCGCGGGCTTCCCACGCGTAGATGGCGGTGTCCGGCATTTCGAGCGATGGGATCACGGGATCCCAGCGGTCGGCGTGCTCGTGGCCGCGGTGGATCAGCACCAGGGCGCGCGTGGCACCTTGGACGTTCCAGGTTTTGTAGTGGAGGCAAGCGCCGTCGTCGGCAGTGAATTGGAGACGGGTGCTCATGGTGGGGCGGGGGAGAAGCTCGGCCGCGGGCTGCGCGGGTGGCGGGGAGGGACTGCGGTCAACTGGTTCTCTAACCCATTCGAGAGGCATCGTGAAGCTGAGGTTCATAAGAGTCACCGGGGAGTGTGGCATGAGCTGGCGTCAGGACCTCATCGTGAGTTTTTGGAGATGTATCGGTTTTCTCAATGAATTGAAATTTGGCATCTGGGGTTTCGATTGAAAGGCCCCTTTCCTTCGGCTTAGAACATCTGTTCAAAGTCCGACTGAACAAATGCCCACCGCCCAAGATGTGATCAAGGAGGCCGTATCGTCATTGCATGCCCGGCGCCTGAAAGGCCTCGGTTTTCGCAAGGATGGCAATACGTGGGTGCGGACGTCGAAATGGCCTCAAGTGATCAACCTCCAACTCTCGTCATGGAACACGGCTGATGAGGCGAAGATCACGTTAAACTTCGGAGTGTTTGTGGAGGAGATCGGTAAGATAGTGGGTGACAGTCCTCTGAAGGGGAAGCTGAAGGAGTATCACTGCATGCCCCGTGTCAGGATCGGACAGCTCCGACCGGACAGGAAGGACTACTGGTGGGAAGTCACTCCCTCAATATCGCCAGGCATCTTGGCCGACGAACTCTTTGCCGAGATTGCGGACCATGGCATTCCGTGGCTTGAGAGCTTGGATTCCTTCGAAGGTTTAGCGAAGGAGTTTGAGAGGCAGGAAATCGACTTCAAGGCGGCTGTCGCCTTTCATCTGGCGGAGATGCCGATAGAGGCGGAGGCAATGATGGCCAAGGCCCTTTCGAGTGCAAACGAGCATTTCCGTCCCCGCCTCCTGCGTATCGCGAGATCGCTATCAATTCCCATTCAGTCCGACGACTGACAGGAGGGGTTTCAGAGAGGCTGCCAAGTCACGTCATCACGGCCGTGTCCAGCATCTGCTCGTAGCGCTTGATGTAGGCTGCGGCGGTGGCCTCATGATTGAAGCGGGCGACGGCTTCCTTCATGATGCGGGCGCGGTGGTGGGTGCGGTGCTCTTCACCGCCGTGGTAGAACTTGAGAGCTTCGTTTACTGCCCAGCGTAGGCCGTCGCCGTTGAAGTGCTTGAAGAGGAAACCATTGCCCTTGTCGGCTTCGGCGTCGAAGGGGTCGACGGTATCGTGGAGGCCGCCGGTGTCGTGGGCGAGGGTGAGGCTGCCATACTTCGGCGCGATCATCTGCGGCAGGCCGCAGGGCTCGAAGGAGGAGGGCATGAAGATGAAATCGCTGGCCGCGTAGCCGAGGTGCGAGAGTCCTTCATCGAAATCGCGCACTGCCACCTGGCCGTGGAAGCGGTGGCGGTTCACGATGTCGTGAAAGTGGTTCTTGTAAGCGCCGCTGGCGATAATCGCGATCTGCAGCTTGTTCTGTGTGACGAGGCTGTGGAGGATGTCACCGAGGAGCTGACAGCCCTTTTGCACGGGATCGAGGCGTGAAGGCCAGAAGAACAGCGGCACATCCGGATCGCCCATCAGGCCGAGGCGCTCTTGGAGTTCCAGCTTGTTCTTGCGCTTGCCTTCCGAGTGGTCGGCGGCGGTGAAGTGGTTCTTCAGGTAGGGATCGCTGGCCGGGTCGAAGCCCGGGTCCGGGGCATTCAGGATACCGGTGGCGCGGCCATCGCGATGCTTGTCGCGGAGCTGGTTGCGGATCGCATCCGGGATGAAGTGGTGATAGCCCTGCACGATTTCATCGAGGAAGGTCGGGCTGACCGTGTTCACATGGTCGGCGGAGAGGATGCCGGTGGTTAGAAGGTCGACCGGATTGTTGGCGCGGCTTTCCTCGTAGTTCCATGGGGCGCGGCGATAGTAGCAGTGCTGCCAGAATGCGGCGGCGTCGATGCCACGGTCCTCAATCTGCGCGAGCGTAAGGTGCTCGGAGTGGATGTTGTGGACGGTGAAGAGGGACTTGATGCCGTATTGCTTCGCCACGGCGGGAATCAGTCCCGTCATCCAGTCATTGCAGTGGATGAGGTCCGGCCGGACCTGCGGGAGGGTGTGATTGATGACCTCGCGCTGGAAGGCGAGGGCGATGAGGTGATTCTCCGCGCCGTAGACGCTGGAGCGGTGGTAGAAGACGCGATCTTGGGCGAGGTGGATGCGCTGCTCGGGCAAAGCGCTGCTGACTTTCTCGAACTCATTGTCGAAGACGCTGGCGACGTCCTGGTGGAACATCCGGCGGTAGTTCGGCAGGGCGACGTGGACGTCGGCACCTTGGTCGTAGAGGGCCTTGACGAGCGAAGCGGAGACGTCGGCGAGGCCGCCGGCCTTGGCGCACATGCGCTGGGCGAGGTTACCCATCCCCTCCGGCAGGTAGGTGATTTCCGGGGTGACGACGAGGATCCGAGGGCGACGGGGAGGGTTATCAGACATTGGCTATTCCGGGTTTCCCGATTTTTTAGGCGCTTCAGTTGCACGAAAGCAAGAATGTGTGATGACACCACCAAAGATTTCCGCATTTCCGGGGCGAGGAACTGCGGGGACCGTGCAGGTCGCCCTTTGACAGCCGGGAATCGCCCGCTATTTTCGCGGCCCCAAACCACTCCACTCCCATGAGCGACGCCACTCTCGAAACGCACTCCTTCCAGGCCGAAATCAAGCAGCTGCTCGATCTCGTCGTCCACTCCCTCTACACCGACCGAGAGATCTTCCTGCGCGAGCTGGTCTCGAATGCCTCCGATTCGATGGAGAAGCTGCGCCACCTGCAGGGCACGGAGAAGGACATTCACGATGCGGCGCTGCCGCTGGAGATCACAATCACCACCGACAAGGAGGCCCGGACCGTGACCATCGCCGACCGCGGCATCGGCATGACCCGCGAGGAGCTGGTGGAGAATCTGGGAACGATCGCGCACTCGGGCACAAAGGCTTTCCTCACGGCGATGAAGGAAAGCGGCAACTCGCCGGCGAACATGATCGGGCAGTTCGGCGTGGGCTTTTACTCGGCCTTCATGGTCGCGGAGAAGGTGGAGGTCTTCACCCGCTCGTGGCGCGAGAATGGCGAGGAGCTGCTGTGGACCAGCGATGGCGTCAGCGGCTACTCGATCGAGGAAGCGAGCGGCCTTGAGCGTGGCGTGAAGATCGTGCTGCACCTCAAGGAGGAGCATGCCGAATACGCGGAGGATGCGCGCGTGAAGCATCTCATCGAGCGCTACAGCAATTTCGTCGGCTTCCCGATTCTTCTCGATGGCGAGCGCGTCAACAAGGTCGAGGCACTGTGGCTGAAGAACAAGGCGGACATCAGCGAGGAGGAATACAAGGAGTTCTATCAGTTCGCCTGCCACGCCTACAATGATCCGGCGTATCGCTTGCACTTCGCTGCGGATGCGCCGCTTGCGATCAATGCGCTGATCTTCGTGCCCGATGAGAATATGGAGCGCTGGGGCATGCAGAAGACCGAGCCGGCGGTGGCGCTGTATTGCAAGAAGGTGCTGATCGATCCTGCGCCGAAGGGGTTGCTGCCGGAGTGGATGCGTTTCCTCAAGGGGGTGATCGATAGCGCCGACCTGCCGCTGAACATTTCCCGTGAGACGATGCAGGACAGTGCGCTGGTGCGGAAGCTCGGCAGCGTGATTGCCAAGCGGGTGGTGAAGATGTTCGAGAAAGAAGCCGAGGCGGATCCGGAGAAGTTCCAGGCTTTCTACAAGAAGTTCGACCGGTTCTTCAAAGAAGGCGTGGCGACCGACTATGCGAACAAGGACGGCCTTGCGAAGCTGCTGCGCTTCGAGTCATCGATGACGGATGAAGGCAAGCTCTCCAGCTTCGCCGACTACGTCACCCGCGCGAAGGACGGGCAGGACAAGATCTATTTCCTCGTGGGCCCGAGCCGCGTGCAGCTTGAGAGCAGTCCGTATATCGAGGCATTCAAGGCGCGTGGGCTGGAGGTCATTTATTTCACGGACCCGGTCGATGAATATGTCGTCGAGTCATTGGGCGAGTTCGATGGCAAAAAGCTCGTTTCGATCAGCCATGCCGGTGTCGAGCTGGATGACAATGCAACGGAAGGCGATGCGCTGGGAGCGGAGGCGACGGAGAAGCTGTGCTCGTTCCTGAAGGATGAGCTCGGCGGGAAGGTGACCAGTGTTGCCAGCGGCAAGCGTCTCGTGGACAGCCCGGTGATCGCTCTCGTCCCGCAAGATGGCATGACGCCGCAGATGCGCCGGATGATGAAGGCGATGGATGAGAACTTCCAGGATGACGTGAAGGTCGAGCTGGAGATCAATCCACGGCATCCGCTGGTGAAGAAGCTTGCTGAGACGAGTGAGTCGAATCCGGAGCTGGCGAAGCTGGTGGCGGGGCAGCTTTTTGACAATGCGTTGATTGCTGCCGGCTTGCTGGATGATGCGAGCGAGACGGTGAAGCGGATGAACGCGCTGATGGAGAAGGCGATGGGGTGAGCCCATTTTGCGGCACGAAGCGATGAACGCGGCGCAGCCGCCTCTGGGCTGCTCCGGTTATCCGGAGCTTAGGGTGCAGCTGGTCGTTGTGAGGAGATGAGGCGATCCTTCGGGGTCGCCTCAATTCGTTCATGGGCAGACGGCTATTAGATGCATTCGAAAGCTGCGAAGAATCACAGCAGTCCAAGGGCCTTCGGCTACTATCAGGCGGACCGTTAGACGGCTTCGGCCGCGATCCTCTTGCGCATCGCTTCGTCCGGCATGGTGCCGAGACCGGCTTTCATGTTGTCGCGGAGGTGTTCGACCTTTGAGGTTGCCGGGATCGCACAGGTGATCGCTGGATGGGAGACCACGAACTTCAGCATGATCTGCGCCCAGCTGTCGCAATCGATTTCCTTTGCCCAAGCGGGCAGAGGTTTTTCGCGGAGCTTCTTGAATAACTCGCCGCCGGCGAAGGGGCGGTTGACGATGACGGCGACGCTGCGGTCTTTTGCCAAGGGGAGTAGCTTCTCCTCTGCCTCGCGCTCGCCGAGGGAATAGTTGATCTGGAGGAAATCGAGCGTCTCGGAGGCGACCAGCTTGGCGACAGCTTCATGCTGGCTGGCGGTGTAATGGGTGACGCCGAGGTAGCGGACGGTGCCGTCTTTTTTCCAGCCGCGCAGGGTATCGAGGTGGGTGCCGACATCGACGAGATTGTGCACCTGCATCAGGTCGATCGGCTTGGCACGGAGCTTCTTCATCGATGACTCCATCTGGGCGATGCCTTCCGCCTTGCCTTTGGTCCAGACCTTGGTGGCGATGAAGAGCTTCTCGCGCAGCCCGAGCTTGCCGATCAGGTCGCCGGCAACTTGCTCGGACTTGCCATACATCGGCGAGGAATCGAGCAGCTTGCCGCCGAGTTCGGAGAAGACCTTCAGCACTTCTTCAAGCGGCGCTGGATCGGCGACGTCGAAGGTCTGCCACGTGCCCATGCCGATGACGGGCAGCTTTTCGCCGGACGAGGGGATGGGGCGTGTGAGCATGGCAGGGGCAGCGGGTTGCTGGGCGGCGGCATGGCTCATCGCCAGGCCGCCGGCAATCAGTCGGAAGGTGTCACGCCGGGTCATGTCGGGCACGATGGCATCGATCCGCCGCCTGTCGATGAAGTGCTTACTTTGCCGTGACGGTGATCACGTGCTCGGCAGGCTGCACCGAGTCGGCGACTGCCTTGGCGAGCTTAGCGCGGACCTTCTCGGTCAGCGTGAAGGTTCCATCGATATCCGTCTTGCCTTCCATCCCGTGGGCCAGCTCCTTGATCTGGCGGGTCTCGTAGTTTTGCTTCGCGGACACAGCGTCCCAGACTTTCTTGAAGGCGGGCACCAGCGGGTTGTTGACGAAGTCCTTGGCGAGATTCACGCCCTTCTTGAGTTCGTCCGCCGTGTAGGTCTTGGTCGCGTCGCCCCAGGTCACGTCGTAGTTCTTCGCTTCGGGGAAATCGATCCTGAGGGTGAGGCGGTTCAGCTCGTCATCGAAGGGAACGAGTGCGAGTCCCGCGGCGATGACATCGTCATTCTTCACGTCGCCAGGGCCGGGGCTGAAGGGGAGCTTGGTGCTCTGGAGGGTGATCTTGCCGCCGTCGGAGGAGATCACCTTGTGACCAGCGGTGGCGGTCGCCTTGCCCGAGCGGCCGATGGTGATGGTGCCGAGATCGCCATCGATGCCCATGCCCTTGAGGAAGGCGTAGGCCATGACCACTTGGCCGGCCCAGTTGGGGTGAACGCCGTCCTTGCCCGCGACCTTGAAGTCCGGGCCGTTTTGTTTCTTTGCCAGGTTGTCAGCGAGCAGCATCGGGCGGTAGACATCGGCGAAGGCGACCTTTTCCTCTGCCGCGATCTGGATGCCGATGTTGCGGAACTTCGAGAGGGAAAGATTGAGGTCCTGCTGGGTGCCCTTGGCCGACTTCACCCAGCCGGGCACGGAATCGATGATGCCGGGCGAGCCTAACAGCACGCGGGTGCCGGCTTTCTTGAATGCCTGGACCATGGTGGTCTCGTTCTTCCGATATTCCGCGGCGATGCCGTCCTCGTAGGGCACGTAGCGGAAGTCATTCATGCCGTAGCAGGAGGTGGCGAAGGTCGGCTTGAAGCGCAGGACGTCGCTTTCCAGCCGCCCGAGGAAGCCGCCGGCCTGCTCGCCGCTCCAGCCGTATTGGCGGCAGGTGATTTCCAGTTCCGGGAGGCATGCGGTGAGGTAACTCTCCATGATCACCGAGTAGCGCTTTTGCTCGGTGATCGAGTCGCCACAGATCGCCACGCGGTCGCCCTTTTTCAGGAGGAGTCCGGCGGGCTCAGGCGCGGGATCGAGCTGGTAGACCGAGAGTTCGGCAGGAAGCGGCGGGAGTTCTTTGGCAGAAATTGGGAATGCGAGGGCCGTGACGATCAGTGGCAGGGTGCGTTTCATGGATTTACTCCAGACGACACGCAGGGCCCCGGGCTTTCAAGTCCTTGTCGCGACACGAAAGTCCTCCCCGTTTGGAAGCGTTTTCCTTTTTCCATGAAACCCCAAGCCATTCTCCTGCCCGCCGGGCTGCTCGCGATCGCCCTGACCTACGCCAAAACGACCGGTGGGGCGGCTTGGAAGAAGCAAGTGGTGACGAAGGATTTCCTCACCGAGGGCCTTTCTGTCGGGGATCTGGATGGAGATGGGAAGAAGGATCTCGTCGCCGGGGCCTTCTGGTTCAAGGGGCCGGATTTCAAGGAGGCCAAGCCCTACCGGCCGGGAAGTGCCAAGTCGATCGAAGGCTACATGGAGGACTCGTTCCTGAGCTGGGTGGACGACCTGAATGGCGATGGGAAGAACGACATCCTGATGGCCAGTCACCCGGGCAAGGACCTGACGCTCTACCTGAATCCAGGGAAGGAAGGCGAATGGACGGCCCATCGGGTGATGACCGAGGCGGCCCATGAGAGCCCCCTGTGGGTGGATCTGGATGGCGACGGGAAGAAAGAGGTCGTTTGCATGCAGGGCGGCAAGTTTGGCTATGCAGAGGTCGATTGGTCGGACGTGACCAAGCCGTGGACCTTCATCGCCGTGTCGGAGAAGCGCACGGACACGCCGTATGTGCACGGGCTGGGCGCCGGGGATCTGAGCGGGGACGGCAAGATGGACATCGTGGAGAAGGACGGGTGGTTCGAGCAGCCGGCGGAGAAGGGCGGGACGTGGACGTGGCATCAGGAGAAATTCGCCGGTCCCGGCGGCTCACAGATGCTGGTCTTCGACGTGGACAAGGACGGAGACAATGACCTGGTCACCAGCTTGAATGGCCATGGCTACGGGCTGTTTTGGTGCGAGAACCATCGTAGCGACGGGAAGGTGGCTTTCACCCCTCATGAGATCCTGCCGGAGGATCCCGCGAAGACCGGCCCGGATGGTCTTCAATTCAGCCAGCTTCATGCGATGGATGCCGGGGACTTCGACAAGGACGGCCGAATCGACTTCATCACCGGCAAGCGCTTCTGGGCGCACATGGGCCATGATCCCGGCGAACGCGATCCGGCGCTCGCGGTGATTTTCTACAATCGCAAGGATGGCAATGGCGTCCGCTGGGAGCCGGAAGTGATCGACAATGATTCGGGCGTCGGCTGCCAAGTGCTGGCGGTGGATCTGGATGGCGATGGCAAGCTGGAGTTCGCCGCCGGGAGCAAGAAGGGCGTGCACATTATCCGGCGCTGACGAGACAGATCCGATTTTGCCTTGCTGAAAGGGAGAGCGCTCCGTAGCTCTTTCCCGTCCCCTGAAAAAGCTCTTCCAGCTTTTGTTTGCCGTATTCGCCAGCATCCATCTGGTGGGCGGTGAGTATGCATTGGTGCAGACCTATGCATGGGCGGGGATGTTGGTCAGCTACTCGAAGGAGGACGGCCTAATCAAGGGTGCCAAGGAGACCTTCAGCGGTGAAAAGCCGTGCGCGCTCTGCTGCAAGATCGCCGACGCGAAGAAGTCCGACTCCGACGGCAAGTCGAAGGAACTGCCGGTTTCACCAACGGTGAAGCTGCTCAAGGAAATGCTTCCGTCATCGCCACTGGCGCTTTCCCCACCGCAATTCACGGAGGCTCCGAAGGTGATGTTTCCGGGCATGAATCTGCCCGTTGAAGAAGGAGCGTCTGCGCCGCCGGTGCCGCCGCCAAGGTGCGTGGCCTGATAGGGTTCCCCGTCGCGTCGTCCGTAGTCCTGGCTTTAGCCGGACCGGGCAGCGGCGTGTTCCCATCGGCATCACGGTCCATCCAAGGCGGCCCCATTCGTCGTGTCACGAGGTCCTACAAGGACATCCGTGCATGCGCGCAATTCCAGTCCCGCCGCGCCTTCCACCTTCACACATGATCCATTTTGAAAGCTTCCTTTTTAACCGTCGCCGGTATCGGCGGCTCGCTCGTTTCCCTTCTGCAGGCCCAATCGCCTGACAAACTCGATGCCATGGTCGTTGAGGCCACGGCGCAGAAAAAGCAGCCATCTCTTACGGTTCCGACCCCCGAGGTTAGCCGCGCTGACCTGGAGAAAACTCCCGGTGGTGTGGAGGTCATCGATGCCGAACGCTACCTCACTGGTCGCGCCAGCACGGTGGCTGACACCTTCGCGCTGTCTGCGGGTGTCTTTGCCCAGCCGCGTTTCGGTTCTGACGAGGCCCGGCTCTCGATCCGCGGCTCCGGTTTACAGAGGACCTTCCACGGTCGCGGCATCCGTGTGCTTCAGGACGGCGTGCCGCTGAATCTGGCTGACGGCGGTTTCGACTTCCAGGCACTCGATCCACTATCCGCATCGTACATCAATGTCTGGCGGGGTGGAAATGCACTCGCCTATGGATCTTCCACGCTGGGTGGCGCGATCGACTATGTCTCGCACACCGGGCTGACATCGCCTGGATATTCCGCGCGGCTCGAGGCGGGTTCTTTCGGCTACCTGCGGGCGCGTTTTGCGGGGGGCTTCAGCGAGGGCTCGAAGGATCTCTACTTCAGCCTCTCCGAGCAATCGCAGGAGGGTTTCCGCCATCATGCGGACCAGGACAACCAACGCCTCTTCCTCAACTTCGGCTGGCAGGTGGCCGAGAATGTGGAGACCCGGGTTTATTTGACGTCTGTCGTCACCGACTCGGAGCTGCCCGGTAACTTGACCAAGGCCGAGTTGGAACTCGATCCACGCCAAGCTGCTCCGGCAAACATCACCCAGGACCAGAAGAGAGACTTCGAGCTGTTCCGTGTCGCGAGCAAGACCACGGTGACGAATGGCAACAGCTCCGTCGATTTCATCGCGGCGTGGAGCTACAAGAATCTGGATCA
This window encodes:
- the htpG gene encoding molecular chaperone HtpG, giving the protein MSDATLETHSFQAEIKQLLDLVVHSLYTDREIFLRELVSNASDSMEKLRHLQGTEKDIHDAALPLEITITTDKEARTVTIADRGIGMTREELVENLGTIAHSGTKAFLTAMKESGNSPANMIGQFGVGFYSAFMVAEKVEVFTRSWRENGEELLWTSDGVSGYSIEEASGLERGVKIVLHLKEEHAEYAEDARVKHLIERYSNFVGFPILLDGERVNKVEALWLKNKADISEEEYKEFYQFACHAYNDPAYRLHFAADAPLAINALIFVPDENMERWGMQKTEPAVALYCKKVLIDPAPKGLLPEWMRFLKGVIDSADLPLNISRETMQDSALVRKLGSVIAKRVVKMFEKEAEADPEKFQAFYKKFDRFFKEGVATDYANKDGLAKLLRFESSMTDEGKLSSFADYVTRAKDGQDKIYFLVGPSRVQLESSPYIEAFKARGLEVIYFTDPVDEYVVESLGEFDGKKLVSISHAGVELDDNATEGDALGAEATEKLCSFLKDELGGKVTSVASGKRLVDSPVIALVPQDGMTPQMRRMMKAMDENFQDDVKVELEINPRHPLVKKLAETSESNPELAKLVAGQLFDNALIAAGLLDDASETVKRMNALMEKAMG
- a CDS encoding FG-GAP repeat domain-containing protein, giving the protein MKPQAILLPAGLLAIALTYAKTTGGAAWKKQVVTKDFLTEGLSVGDLDGDGKKDLVAGAFWFKGPDFKEAKPYRPGSAKSIEGYMEDSFLSWVDDLNGDGKNDILMASHPGKDLTLYLNPGKEGEWTAHRVMTEAAHESPLWVDLDGDGKKEVVCMQGGKFGYAEVDWSDVTKPWTFIAVSEKRTDTPYVHGLGAGDLSGDGKMDIVEKDGWFEQPAEKGGTWTWHQEKFAGPGGSQMLVFDVDKDGDNDLVTSLNGHGYGLFWCENHRSDGKVAFTPHEILPEDPAKTGPDGLQFSQLHAMDAGDFDKDGRIDFITGKRFWAHMGHDPGERDPALAVIFYNRKDGNGVRWEPEVIDNDSGVGCQVLAVDLDGDGKLEFAAGSKKGVHIIRR
- a CDS encoding DUF4304 domain-containing protein encodes the protein MPTAQDVIKEAVSSLHARRLKGLGFRKDGNTWVRTSKWPQVINLQLSSWNTADEAKITLNFGVFVEEIGKIVGDSPLKGKLKEYHCMPRVRIGQLRPDRKDYWWEVTPSISPGILADELFAEIADHGIPWLESLDSFEGLAKEFERQEIDFKAAVAFHLAEMPIEAEAMMAKALSSANEHFRPRLLRIARSLSIPIQSDD
- a CDS encoding glycogen synthase, which codes for MSDNPPRRPRILVVTPEITYLPEGMGNLAQRMCAKAGGLADVSASLVKALYDQGADVHVALPNYRRMFHQDVASVFDNEFEKVSSALPEQRIHLAQDRVFYHRSSVYGAENHLIALAFQREVINHTLPQVRPDLIHCNDWMTGLIPAVAKQYGIKSLFTVHNIHSEHLTLAQIEDRGIDAAAFWQHCYYRRAPWNYEESRANNPVDLLTTGILSADHVNTVSPTFLDEIVQGYHHFIPDAIRNQLRDKHRDGRATGILNAPDPGFDPASDPYLKNHFTAADHSEGKRKNKLELQERLGLMGDPDVPLFFWPSRLDPVQKGCQLLGDILHSLVTQNKLQIAIIASGAYKNHFHDIVNRHRFHGQVAVRDFDEGLSHLGYAASDFIFMPSSFEPCGLPQMIAPKYGSLTLAHDTGGLHDTVDPFDAEADKGNGFLFKHFNGDGLRWAVNEALKFYHGGEEHRTHHRARIMKEAVARFNHEATAAAYIKRYEQMLDTAVMT
- a CDS encoding bifunctional alpha/beta hydrolase/class I SAM-dependent methyltransferase, with the protein product MSTRLQFTADDGACLHYKTWNVQGATRALVLIHRGHEHADRWDPVIPSLEMPDTAIYAWEARGHGQSEGRRGHATGFMQYVRDLDAFVRHLKASHGLTPERTVVVAHSVGAVITAAWVHDFAPRIAGLVLATPAFHVNLIVPGALTNIRLMQKLKPDSTIKSYVRGSWLTRDTQAAATYDADSAISKDISAKILVELFDTGKRVTSDAAVMDRPLLLFSAGADRVVKREAIDAFYDNYGSDQKVHLSLKDARHAIFHDLCREEAIGAIRRFAERCFEKPTPPRLEADLSHPATNEEYAGLQKPLPAPSLKGLSFSIQRSMLGTLGKLSRGIRIGHATGFDSGESLDYVYENQSRGALGLGKVIDRGYLDAIGWRGIRQRRECMNQALRFALTKVREDHLPLELMDIAGGAGRYLLDILDDPEVGSNLHVLCRDWSQSALETGRAAASARLLKNRIDHIRADAFDETSLASVDPKPSVAVVSGLYELFPENDRLQRSLRGLFSAVSPGGWLVYTGQPWHPQVEMIARTLTNRDGRFWVMRRRPQGEMDALVEAAGFRKERQWIDDFGIFTVSIARRP
- a CDS encoding SGNH/GDSL hydrolase family protein; translation: MKRTLPLIVTALAFPISAKELPPLPAELSVYQLDPAPEPAGLLLKKGDRVAICGDSITEQKRYSVIMESYLTACLPELEITCRQYGWSGEQAGGFLGRLESDVLRFKPTFATSCYGMNDFRYVPYEDGIAAEYRKNETTMVQAFKKAGTRVLLGSPGIIDSVPGWVKSAKGTQQDLNLSLSKFRNIGIQIAAEEKVAFADVYRPMLLADNLAKKQNGPDFKVAGKDGVHPNWAGQVVMAYAFLKGMGIDGDLGTITIGRSGKATATAGHKVISSDGGKITLQSTKLPFSPGPGDVKNDDVIAAGLALVPFDDELNRLTLRIDFPEAKNYDVTWGDATKTYTADELKKGVNLAKDFVNNPLVPAFKKVWDAVSAKQNYETRQIKELAHGMEGKTDIDGTFTLTEKVRAKLAKAVADSVQPAEHVITVTAK
- a CDS encoding aldo/keto reductase, producing the protein MTRRDTFRLIAGGLAMSHAAAQQPAAPAMLTRPIPSSGEKLPVIGMGTWQTFDVADPAPLEEVLKVFSELGGKLLDSSPMYGKSEQVAGDLIGKLGLREKLFIATKVWTKGKAEGIAQMESSMKKLRAKPIDLMQVHNLVDVGTHLDTLRGWKKDGTVRYLGVTHYTASQHEAVAKLVASETLDFLQINYSLGEREAEEKLLPLAKDRSVAVIVNRPFAGGELFKKLREKPLPAWAKEIDCDSWAQIMLKFVVSHPAITCAIPATSKVEHLRDNMKAGLGTMPDEAMRKRIAAEAV